A segment of the Bacteroidales bacterium WCE2008 genome:
GCAAAGACAACGGCCCTGCTGAACCTTGTCATCGACAAGATCATGGACGCCAAGACCGGCCACCTCAACCTTTATTTCAACGCAGACTGGTCAGTCATCCCTGGAACGTGGTCTTATGGTCATGACATCGAGACCTCTTGGCTCGCCCTCGAGGCTGCGTTCGACCTGCATGATGTCGACCTCGTTGCGAAGGTGCGTCCTGCAGCCCTGAAGATGGCGAAGGCCGCTCTCGAAGGACTCAACAAGGACGGCTCCCTCAAGTATGAGAAGGACGACGACAGCCGCCAGTGGTGGGTCGAGGCTGAGAATGTAGTCGGCAACCTGTGGCTCTGGAGATATCATAATGATCCGGCCGCAGCAGAGCGCGCTCTCGCCTGCTGGAACTACATCAAGGAGAATCTTGTGGACACCAAGAACGGCGAATGGTACTGGGCCTGCGACGCTTCCGGTAAACCTGATACCGCCAAGGACAAGGCAGGATTCTGGAAATGCCCTTACCACAACACCAGGATGTGCCTCCAGGTACTGGAACTTCTTTAATATTTTATACGCAAATTGACTGGACGTCAAAGGCTGAATTATTCGCCTTTGACGTCTGTCTTTATCTGAAGCTCGTCGAGCTGGATCTGGTCGATCTCTGAAGGGGAATCGATCATGACATCGCGTCCCTGGTTGTTCTTAGGGAAGGCGATGTAGTCGCGGATCGAATCACTGCCGCCGAAGAGGGCGCATACGCGGTCGAAACCGAATGCAAGGCCACCGTGAGGCGGAGCGCCGAACTTGAAGGCGTTGATGATGAAGCCGAACTTATACTCTGCCTCCTCGGCTCCGATTCCGAGCACCTCGAACATTCTCTTCTGTACGTCGGCATTGTGGATACGGATAGAACCGCCACCGAGCTCGGTACCGTTGAGCACGAAGTCATAAGCATTGGCGCATACCTTTTCGAGATCCTCTTTCTTGTTGCTGTAGAAGAGAGCCTCATGCTCCGGCTTAGGAGCGGTGAAAGGATGGTGCATTGCATAGAAGCGCTGGGTCTCGTCGTCCCACTCGAGAAGCGGGAAGTCCACGATCCAGAGCGGAGCGAATACTTTCGGATCCCTGTAGCCGAGACGGTTGCCCATCTCGATACGGAGCACGCCGAGCATGGTCTGTACCTTGCGCTTGTTGTCGCCGCTCATCACGAGGATGAGGTCGCCGGCCTTGGATTCTGCTGCCTCTGCGATCTTTGCGAGATCTTCTGGGGCGTAGAATTTATCGATAGACGACTTGAACGAGCCGTCGGCATTTACCCTTATATAGATAAGACCCTTGGCACCGACCTGAGGACGCTTTACCCATTCGGTAAGCTCGTCGATCTGCTTGCGGGTATATTCGGCAGCTCCCGGAACGGAGATGGCTCCGATGTAGGATGCTCCGTCGAGGACGCTGAAGCCCTTGCCCTTGGCGGCATCGGTGATCTCATGGATGGTCATGCCGAAACGGACGTCCGGCTTGTCGGAACCGTAATTGTCCATCGCGTCGTACCAGCTCATGCGAGGAAGCGGATTAGGGATCTCGACGTCGAGCACATTCTTGAACAGGGTTCTCATCATGCCCTCGAAGGTGTTGAGGACGTCCTCCTGCTCTACGAAAGACATCTCGCAGTCGATCTGGGTGAACTCAGGCTGACGGTCGGCACGGAGGTCCTCGTCACGGAAGCAGCGGACGATCTGGAAGTAACGGTCGTAGCCGGCTACCATGAGGAGCTGCTTGAAGGTCTGAGGAGACTGCGGAAGCGCGTAGAACTGGCCCGGATTCATTCTTGAAGGAACGACGAAGTCGCGGGCTCCCTCAGGGGTCGATTTGATGAGATATGGGGTCTCGATCTCCATGAAATTCTGGGCATCGAGATAGTTTCTTACTTCGTGGGCGATTCTGTGACGGAGAGTCAGGGCCTTCTTGAGCGGATTCCTGCGCAGGTCAAGATAACGGTACTTCGCGCGTATATCTTCACCGCCGTCGCTCTCGTCCTCGATTGTGAACGGAGGGGTTACCGATTTGTTGAGTATCTCGATTGACGATACTTTAATCTCGATGTCTCCGGTCTCCATCTTGGAGTTCTTGCTCTGGCGCTCGAGGACTTCACCTTTTGCCTGGATCACATACTCGCGACCGAGTGAGGTGGCGGTCTCTACGAGTTCTGCCGGGGCATCTGCCTCGATTACAAGCTGAGTGATTCCATAGCGGTCACGGAGGTCAATGAAGGTCATTCCTCCGAGTTTTCTGGACTTTTGCACCCATCCGGCGAGTGTAACGTTCTGTCCGACGTTCTCAATGCGGAGTTCTCCGCAAGTGTGCGATCTATACATATATTTATATCCTATTTTATTCTGAAACTGCAAAATTAACAATTTTCGTGTAATTTTTTTAAATATCGCTTGCGATATAAAATATTATTTATACCTTTGTGTCGTAAACGATACAATCCTGTTTTCTGGTTTATGAAAAAAAATTAAAGAAATGGAAAGAATATATGATTTCAAAGCGCTGGACAACAAGGGCAAGGAGGTTGATTTCGCCGCATTCGAGGGGAAAGTCCTTCTGATTGTCAACACGGCCAGCAAGTGCGGGTTTACTCCGCAGTACAAAGGGCTTGAGGCTCTTTACAAGAAATATAAGGACGACGGTCTTGTCGTCATAGGCTTCCCCTGCGACCAGTTCGCCCACCAGGAGCCCGGAGACGATGCGGAGATCGCCCAGTTCTGCGAAATTAATTTCGGGGTGACATTTCCTTTGATGAAGAAAATCAATGTCAACGGAAAAGAAACCCATCCGATCTTCAGGTATCTCAAGTCGAAGACCCGCGGTCTTCTCGGAGGTACGATCAAGTGGAACTTCACAAAATTCCTGATTTCGCGCGACGGTACGAAAATTGAGCGTTTTGCTCCGACGACCGAACCGGAATCTTTCGAGAACAGAATAAGAGATTTTTTAGGTAAAGATGTATAATCAGTTAAGGCTAGACAAACAACTGTGCTTCCGTTTCTACACGGTATCGAGGCTGATGACGCAGACTTATCATCCGATGCTCGAAGAGCTGGGGATAACCTATCCCCAGTATCTTGTGCTCATGGTCCTGTGGGAGAAGGATGCCCAACCGGTCAACGATATCGCTAAACGGCTATTCCTGAATACAAATACGGTCACTCCCCTTCTCAAGAGGATGGAGGAGGAAGGTATCATCTCCCGCAGGAAGGACAAGACCGACGAGCGCAAGGTTATCGTAAGCCTTACGGCCAAGGGAAGAGAGATGGAGGAGACGGCCAAGGGGATTCCGGCAAGGATGCAGAAAGCCTGCATCGACGGGACAGTCAGCGAAGAGGAAATGGAACAGCTATATCCAATACTTGACACATTAATCAATAAACTGAAATAATAATGAAAAAATTGTCACTCGCATTTGCAGTATGCCTTGCTCTCATTGCCGGAGCATCATCCTGCAAGAACGGATCCGAAAAATCCGCTGTAACTAATGAAGGAGGTTATATGATCGAACAGACAAAACCGGATGCTGACAATGCCGCAAGAGCACAGCAGTTCCTGAAGAAATGCGGCACATATTATCTTGCTACCGAAGAGAACGGCCAGCCAAGGGTTCGTCCTTTCGGAACAGCCGAGATCTTCGAAGGGAAGCTCTACATCCAGACAGGAAAGGTAAAGAACGTCTATAAGCAGCTGGTTGCGAACCCACGCGCCGAGATCTGCGGATTTACAGGCGGCGAGTGGATCCGTATCCAGTGCGAGCTTATCCCGGACGAGAGGATCGAGGCCAAGAGGGACATGCTTGACAAGAATCCTTCGCTGAGGGGTATGTACAAAGAAGACGATGATAATACCATCGTCCTCTATATGCGTAACGCTACGGCTACTATAAGTTCATTTACTTCAGAACCGAAGGTTTTCCAGTTCTAGAAGAAGAGATTACCAGATGTTGAAGCTTCCGGCATGGCCCATGTTTGCATAGCCTGTCGGAACTTCTCCGTCTGCACTATAGAACACTTCGTAGCGGCCCTGTGTTCCTGTAATATCTATATCTATTGCGGTATCGCCTGCTTCTGCGATATCGTAGAATTCCTCCATTGTATCAAGATTGATAATTAATACCAGCACGCTCGAAGAAGACGGTACTACATCGACATAAACTACAGGAGTAACGCCGTCATTGTAGAAATCAATCAAAGACTGGGAGCCTGGAGCCATCGAGGTGCGTGGCACATGAGTTAAATATTCATTAGGTGTCCCATGAGGAGAGATGTCAAAATTAGAGAAGGCCGGAAGAACTAGGCATAAAAAAAATAAAGATAATAATACCCTTTTCATAACCATTGTTTATAAGTTGAAAATATACCTATAACAAATATATTACTTTACAAAAAAGAAACAAACAGTTCGTTAGGAGAGTGCGTAAAGCCAATCCGATAAAAGCAACAAAAATTATTGATATCCAACAAGTTATATTCCCAGAAGAAAAGCAGAGACCGTTAGGATTTTTATAACTTGTTGAATATCAATAAATAAAGCCAGTGTCAAAGTTGTTAATGTTTAAGAAACGATAGGTAGTAACGGGTCGCCGAGTTCCAAAACTTATTCTTTTTTATTGCGAAGACACTGGAAAGTTCTTCATAACAGATCAAAACATAACTAAATACCTTTCTATATATTCCCAATGGCGTCCGTTAATCTGATATGTCAATTATCTATTTCTTGGTGCAAAGTTACAGATATCCTGACCTAAAACTGTAATTTTCCCCATCCGAAAGGCTAACGATAAAACAGAAAGGAAAACGCAATAGAAAGCGCCCGGAGGCGCTTTTTTAATTTCCCGTTAGAACAAGAATCTAACGGGAGAGTTTTGTTGGTAATATAAAGGCTTGAATATCAAAAACTTACGCACAGCGTCTTTCTCGCTGCGCGTTAGTTGATTTATATCTTATTGATTATTAAAATCTTACAGCTTATGAGAGCATTCTCAAATAGAAATCCTTGTACTGTGAAGAAGACTTAAGGATATTATTCTTGATCCTGTTCTTTTTCATATAGACTGCCGACTGGGACGGCATACCGAATATCACCAGAAGCGTAGTAGAGTCGAATCCCACGAACATATAACTGATGAAACGGTAGTCCTCCTCGCTATAGTGAGGGAAATCCTCCCTGAAATGCTTCATTATGTTGTCTAGATTCTTGTCTATCATCCTCTCGAACCTCTGCTGTCCGACCTGGTCTCCACTGATATCCTTTATAAGACGCTGTACCTTCTCATAGACGTGCTGCTGAGGCTCCTTGAACTCCGAAGCGCGGAAATATGTCTCGCTAAGTTCTCCGAGATAGCGGAACTTCTCCTTGTACATATGGGAATACTCCATTCTCAGGTCAGAAAGAGACTTCTCCCTGTCGCTTACTATACTCTCGAGAGAAGAAACTGTCTTCTCTGTTCCAGATAGCTTATCCCTCAGACGCGCAGTCTCTTCCAACAGTTCGTCGAAATGCTTCTTCTCTATAAGCCTGGCCTCCTCGGACTCCTGAAGCTTGGACCTGGAAATCTCGGCGACTTCGGCATAATCATTCTTCTCTTTCTGCAGTTTTTTTCTCTGTATTCTGAAGAACAGTAAGAACACCCATAACAGTAGAAGACTTACCAGCGCCATATACATCATTCTGACACGCTGCTTAATTATCACGTTCTCGGCCAGAGTCTTCTGTGTAACAAAGAAGTCACGCTGCGCCTTTACAGCCGAATTCTGTAGTCGTTTATCAATGTCTTCATTCTGATAAGTAAGAGATTCTTTCAGATAATGTAAAGATTCTTTGTAATTTCCTCTAGTCTCTTCTATATTAGAACGCACATTATTGTAACGCCCCTTATAGGATTGATTTTCATTAATACTATTCGCCGCTTGAAGTAGAATAGCATCAGACTCTTTATGGCGTCCGCATTTTTCCAACGAATAAGCATATGAGCACAAACTATTGAACTGGATATCGGCTCCTAAAGAAATCAACTCTGAATAAAACTCATTTGCAAGAGCATAATCATGGTCGGGAGCATAAGTGTAATACCATGCACGTGACTCATAAATTCCCTCACGTATTGACGTTGGAAGGTTTTCTCCCTCAACAGAACAGAATACTGAATCAGCTTTGGACCATTCCTTCTGATTCATATAAATGGTCACTAAAGGAATTGCCGCATTAAAATTATATACTGAAAGATTGCCTTTCTCGTAGTATTCCTTAGCTTTCTTTAAATATACTAGAGCCTCATCCTGATTGTACGTATTAATGAAGCATCTTGAAATATCATCGCACAAGAAACCGCAGTACTTATTATCCTTGCACTTATCAATATACCGATAACCTTCCATATAGGAAAGTATTGCTTCATCGTAATGGCCATTATAAAGGGAGATCCTTCCTTTATAGAAAAAGGCCTTCAGCCTGATATCCGGATCCCCATGCTTGCTATAGTACTTGACAGCAGGCTCTATCAGGGATTTATCCATAGGATCCTTGTAATTCTTATCCAAAGCCATTGTGTGGAGAAGAGAATAGAACGCGGTCTCTTTCTTTCCCGTAAGCTTCTCCGGATCTATTTTCTCAAGGACAGCAAGAGCACTGTCAGGATGCTCCTGGATATAAGAATCTACATCTTCCAACAATGGCAGCATCCTGTTAAAAACACAGGATGTAACCAAAGAAAAACCTAAAAGGATAGTTATAAAACAGACAGCGGGCCTCATTCCGGTTCAATTATATTCACAAATATAAAAAATATCTTCGAATAATCCTCAAACCTATTTAAACATTGACAGATAGGATTCTTTATGCAGAGAGGAAGACTGGATTATCATTTTCTTCAGCCGGTTCTTTCTGACATACACGGCAGCTGTCGAGACCATCTTCAATATGATCATCAATGTCGTCGCATCAAACCCCACGAAAAGATAGCATGCAAAACGGTAGTCACCTTCGTCCAGCCCCGGGAAGTCCTGACGGAACTTGGACATAATGCCACCAAGGCCGCGATCGACCATCCTCTCGAACCGGGCATAGCCGACACGGTCGCCGAAAAGATCGTCAATAAGATTACGAACTTCAGCATATACAAAGGAATGAGGTTCCTTGGAATCGACGGCCCTGAAATAAGATTCGCACAGCTTACCAAGGTATACGTACTGCTCCTTATATATCTTTCCGTACTCGGAGCGAAGCCTGGAAAGAGTGCTTTCCCTATCGGCTAAGATACTCTCCAGCGAAGCTTTTGCACCCTCGGTATCCTGCAGCCTTTCCCTGAGGGACTCCGCCTCCCCGGCAAGCGCCGATTCTGCCGCCACATCTGTAATCATGGATTTCTCTATCTCGGCAAGCCTCTTCTCGGCCACTGAAGCCATCTCCGCATAGCGGTTCTTCTCGGCCTCGGCCTTTGCCTTCATTCTCCTATATACGATGATTCCGGCAATCAAAACTATGACAAATCCAAGCAGGATCGCGGCCATATAGTAGCGCTGCCTCGCCGCCTCTTTTTCCTTCAAAGCCCTCTCAGCCGAGAAAAATTCCCGCTGTGCCTTTAGGGCAGAAGTCCGCAGCCGTCCCTCGACGTCTTCTTCCTGAGAATCAAGACAATACCTGAACGAGGATAGTGCTTCTTTATAGCGTCCGCGCTTTTCTTCTATCTTGGATTCAACCGCATAAAAATGACTTTCCTTGGCTTTATCATTTATAAATGCAGAAATCGAATCCATAATATGATCGGCATCCTCTCGACGGCCTGTGGCATTTAGGGAATAAGCATACGAACATAAACTACTGAACTGAAGATTGGCACCTAATGAAATCGATTCCGAATAGAATTCATTAGCCAAAGCATAATCATGATCCGGAGCGTAAGTATAATATCTGGCACGTAACTCGTATGCACCGCGTCGTACCGTTGTGGGAAGATTGTCTCCTTTGAAGGAACGAAAGACTGAATCGGCCAACGCCCACTCTTTTTTGTTAAGATAAATTGTAACAAGAGGTAACGAAGCAATATAATTGTTTACAGTCAGATTCCCTTTCGTATAGTATTCTTGAGCCTTTTTTATATATGTCAAGCCATCATCCTGATTGTACGTGTTGATAAAGCATTTGGAAATATCCTCGCACAGGAAACCACAATACTTATAATCCTTACACTTATCAATATACCGATAACCTTCCATATAGGAAAGTATTGCTTCATCGTAACGGCCATTATAAAAGAAAATCCTTCCTTTATAGAAAAAAGCCTTTAGCCTGATATCCGGATCCCCATGCTTACTGTAGTACCTGACAGCGGGCTCTATCAGGGAATCCTCCTTTGGATCTATGTAATTCTTATCCAGCGCCATCGTATTCAACAGCGAAAACAGAGCCTTCTCCTTCCTCCCGGAGAGTTTCGTCCTGTCTATACCGTCAAGGACAGCAAGAGCACTGTCAGGCCGCTCCTGGATATAAGACTCTATATCCTCAAGGTGCGCAAGCATCCTGCTTCTTCCACATGAAAAAAGCACAAACGGGATTACAATAGATAACAGAAACAGGTGGACCTTCATCAGCAACCGCAGATATCTGTCGCAAATTTATAAAAAATCCGCAATACACAATCCGCCCTAGAAACTGAGTTTCCACCGTATAGACGGAAGAATCGGAAGAATACTTATCTGCTTCCAGGTTCCATCCTCATTGAAGTACATATATGGGTTATGCCGATTAAGCACATTATACACCGAGAGAGAAATATCATGGGAAACCTTCCGACCCTTGATACAGAATGCATAACCGGCATCCAGACGGAAATAAGCCGGAGTCCGGAAACCGTTCAACGTCGTCATCTGAGTTCTGTTGAATATATTATTGAACAGCATTCTGGCATGCTCCATCTTATCATATTCATATCCAAAACTGATTTTCTCGCCTCCATACTGGCCGAAGGCGACAGTCATAAGATTACCAGAATAATAGCTCAGGTCGGCGATTACATGTTGGGTAACCTTGCGGCCACTTCTCGTAGTCCTGCCAAGCAAAGTATAATCAGCCTGTATATTCAGGATATGAGGTCTGTCAAACTTGAACGGAAAAGTCTTCCCGTCATTGATATGGGTGAAAGTCCTGTCGGTATGGGACCATGTATAAGCGAGGTTTGCAGTAAGCCTGTCGGCATTAAGAAGCACGGAAGTCTCGAGACCATAAGAACACCCCCGCCCCAGATCCGTATCCTGCTCCCAGGTCTTCGCGGAATTGCGCAACAGATTGACAGAGGAAACATAGCTGACCAGATTACTCATCTGCTTGAAATATGCTCCCACATTGAAATTGACCTCCATCGTGCCCAGATACTTCAACGCTGGAACATCGAAACGGGAAAAGGCTCCGGCATACAACTGATTGGAAGTTTCCTCAGGGAACCGGCTGTTGATCGGGACTGAAAGATTCAGGGCCCATCCGGTCGGAAGGCCTTCCAGCATATGGAAATACTGATTCATTCTGTCAAACGAGAACTCCAAGCCGACCCGGTCAGTGAGATTGACGTCAGCCAGGACATGGGCGTCGGTATTGCTTCTGGAATCGTCGCCGCTACGGATGGCGGTCTGACGCAAGCCTAGGTTCAGATCCACCGCTTTCCCGAAGGAAGCGTGGGCATCGACGAAAGCAGATACCGAGTAGCTGTCGAGTATACGCTTGAACTCAGCCCCGCCACTGAGATCGACCTTGTCCCTGACTTTTCCGGAGAAAAGAAGTTTGCCGCAGACTTCGTACATATGGCCA
Coding sequences within it:
- a CDS encoding aspartyl-tRNA synthetase, which translates into the protein MYRSHTCGELRIENVGQNVTLAGWVQKSRKLGGMTFIDLRDRYGITQLVIEADAPAELVETATSLGREYVIQAKGEVLERQSKNSKMETGDIEIKVSSIEILNKSVTPPFTIEDESDGGEDIRAKYRYLDLRRNPLKKALTLRHRIAHEVRNYLDAQNFMEIETPYLIKSTPEGARDFVVPSRMNPGQFYALPQSPQTFKQLLMVAGYDRYFQIVRCFRDEDLRADRQPEFTQIDCEMSFVEQEDVLNTFEGMMRTLFKNVLDVEIPNPLPRMSWYDAMDNYGSDKPDVRFGMTIHEITDAAKGKGFSVLDGASYIGAISVPGAAEYTRKQIDELTEWVKRPQVGAKGLIYIRVNADGSFKSSIDKFYAPEDLAKIAEAAESKAGDLILVMSGDNKRKVQTMLGVLRIEMGNRLGYRDPKVFAPLWIVDFPLLEWDDETQRFYAMHHPFTAPKPEHEALFYSNKKEDLEKVCANAYDFVLNGTELGGGSIRIHNADVQKRMFEVLGIGAEEAEYKFGFIINAFKFGAPPHGGLAFGFDRVCALFGGSDSIRDYIAFPKNNQGRDVMIDSPSEIDQIQLDELQIKTDVKGE
- a CDS encoding glutathione peroxidase, with the translated sequence MERIYDFKALDNKGKEVDFAAFEGKVLLIVNTASKCGFTPQYKGLEALYKKYKDDGLVVIGFPCDQFAHQEPGDDAEIAQFCEINFGVTFPLMKKINVNGKETHPIFRYLKSKTRGLLGGTIKWNFTKFLISRDGTKIERFAPTTEPESFENRIRDFLGKDV
- a CDS encoding DNA-binding transcriptional regulator, MarR family, translated to MYNQLRLDKQLCFRFYTVSRLMTQTYHPMLEELGITYPQYLVLMVLWEKDAQPVNDIAKRLFLNTNTVTPLLKRMEEEGIISRRKDKTDERKVIVSLTAKGREMEETAKGIPARMQKACIDGTVSEEEMEQLYPILDTLINKLK
- a CDS encoding TonB-dependent Receptor Plug Domain; translated protein: MSLFLVLTPTLASGQSADTTAATQQIDSSVVTAKTAKMVSRGNIYSFNVEKAASVISVTGEPDILRQMATLPGVSAGMEGSLGLYVRGGNSSTCRLELDGVPLYNATHAFGIMSSLQAEMVGSSQIYTGGFKASSGNFTSGLIRATGHAAPVDRFRAAMTVSPYIEGVYVEIPGRFSLRLGGRYSFMPTFAGLAIDKYGSKLDLDGIEVGGIVYDYNGHASYRFSDRSCLKASFFYAKDKLITNGPQFGAENGWETWMGKLEFETMIGEATKMETSVYATGSDSREGEFSVNKDGEKSSIFVDGHMYEVCGKLLFSGKVRDKVDLSGGAEFKRILDSYSVSAFVDAHASFGKAVDLNLGLRQTAIRSGDDSRSNTDAHVLADVNLTDRVGLEFSFDRMNQYFHMLEGLPTGWALNLSVPINSRFPEETSNQLYAGAFSRFDVPALKYLGTMEVNFNVGAYFKQMSNLVSYVSSVNLLRNSAKTWEQDTDLGRGCSYGLETSVLLNADRLTANLAYTWSHTDRTFTHINDGKTFPFKFDRPHILNIQADYTLLGRTTRSGRKVTQHVIADLSYYSGNLMTVAFGQYGGEKISFGYEYDKMEHARMLFNNIFNRTQMTTLNGFRTPAYFRLDAGYAFCIKGRKVSHDISLSVYNVLNRHNPYMYFNEDGTWKQISILPILPSIRWKLSF